Within the Salvia hispanica cultivar TCC Black 2014 chromosome 4, UniMelb_Shisp_WGS_1.0, whole genome shotgun sequence genome, the region aagattttttttttttttaattaaattttgtatttttcgcGATTTTCACGCATTTTCATTGCACCATTGTTTTCagcttttttaattttttgacgAAAACAACCCAAAGGAAAACCCCGAGTCTACCGACGAGGGGGTTCAAACTCCGGCCCCGTGGGGGATGGGGGCCAATGGGGGGAACAACGCCCCTTAACAATGTCGGATGGCAGCCTTATAGGGCCTCGAGATGCCTAGGGGGGTATGAACCCAAGTGAATGCTTCCCCCAGGACGATGATCCGGTGGCGGCGGGGGCAGCCCGTGTGAAGGGCCCCGGGGAAAAGTCTATCCCCCCccctttgattttttatggCTTTCCCACCCGCCCCCCAGGAACTCATCCCAAAAGAAAAACTTTCTCCTTAGAGGAGTTTTAACAATCAATCGTCGATGCCACTCCCAGGATCGGGGTTGGGGCGGGGATGGGGGGGCACCCAAAAAAAGAAGGGCAAAAAAGTGGTTGGCAGTCGCGACCGGCGATGGCGGCGCCCGGACGGAGGGAAAGGGGCGATGATGAACGCGCCGTCGGGGAGTTTTTTGCCCTTTGCGATGATCCCGTACGAACAAAAGAGGATCGCAACATGTGGGGTAAAATTCAAGCAAAGGGTTTCCCCAGGAACGGCAAACCGGGGGGGGTGCCGGGGGGGGGGGGAAAAGGGGGGCCCGGGCTCCCCTTTTCGGGGTTTGCACCAACGCCTCCGCAGAAGACCCGGGGCCCCGGGAAAGGAGGAATGAGGAACCTCGTGCCCGGGGTTAAGGAATTCACCTACCGGAACCGCATCGGGGCCCATGGATTCCGAGAAGTTCCCGGTGTCGATGTGGGTTGGGGCGGGGGGAACATCCGTGGACAGGGCGGCCGGGGCCCCCCCCCCCTCCCCGAGGGTGTTCGGAGTTCCCTCCCCCCCCATCGTTCTGCCCCATCGCCGGGTTTCAAAAAACGGGGCCAGAAGGGGTGGGGGCCCGGGGGTCCACCCCCATCCCCCGCCCACAGCGCCCACCCGCTTGCTACGGGGCCCCAAACGATTAAAGATGCACAAGATCTACTGAATGGAGGAGGCCCGCCCgtggagaagaggtttcttccTCAAAGCTCGGAATAGTGGTGTTTTGGATGCCCCCCGGGGTTGGGGATCGCGCAGGCCCAGGCGGATTTGGGGGCCCGTGGGAAAGAGTGGGGCGGGGCCCGGGGGGAAGCccggtttttttttatgttttttttagttaatgtattttttttatttaaaaaaaatttaaatgaattttttaaaggGAAATTTAATTCCGTTTTTTGGTTTAACCGtaaatttttagttgttttttaaattttgtttgatgtgGCTAGCTTTTGCTTGTAAAATGCTTGTCCGATGATCGACGAAATTTTAGGTTGATAGGGCGGGGTTTTTGGGCTCCTTTATGGGGCCTTAAAGGGAACCGGTGAAGAAGGTGCGACATTAACATAATTTGACAATTATTAATCGCACAAATAAACCACATAATAATcgatctaatttattttttgaaaaatctatTCGCACTCACGTATctctcataacttgaattaatcatgttttaagaatattgaaacctaaaacattttttcacgggaaataatacctaattaattctccaaagaattaaAGATGGCTAGCAatttctccacgtgacgctttaaTACTGACCATAGATCTTTTCCCGGGTTTCCCAAACCGCCCCATATCGGGGGGGATCTCCCGAAAACAgggttaaataaaaaaagcaagaaatccttttttggaaaaaaaaacgaaCTCCTCTTAGGAGGGGGGGGAAAATTAGAGTAAAACTTTTGatttgtctcctttattctcctatttataaacCTTTGGGCCCGCAGGATCTATTAAAGGTTTTTTATAGGGgccctccatttttttttactaattaaattgaacccccaaattttaaaataagctTAATTGGGAAATTTGGGGCccctaaaataatattgaactctcccctcCCAAAACCGAAAATTTTAAGTAACGAGTTtccttttaactttttttccccgcttaagataaaaaaagtccattaattaattaagtccctttcttaattaattaacttcttattaaatttaaaatggaCTTAgatgaaacacttatttattattctaggtaatcaaactccaaatatggttgaataataaaaccttgtttggcccccttgaggacattatcaaacgagactcccCCGACGATTAAATAATAGAATCCTAGACccgatattaatcaccactacccctATATCGGATTATTGGGTTTCAAAACCcccaccatttgataagtcaaagtaatgcataatcaaaaAGATGCTCAAAGCTAACcccattgattaagaaacaaatatttataagacCCCGCCCTTGAGATTTCTAAGGCTTTGTTAGTCCGTTCGCTACCccccaatgtcatcttatttcgagGCTTGAAATATGGgagacattgcaaccttttcaggatagtctaattcctcaagttgtgaaattcttcttttctttgtttagggaccctgttaccttaaagtggacgccccCCCACAACCggctactaaaacaaagacttagacctTTTTAAATTAACTTATACGTtaaaacatgcaattaacatccattaaatgtaaaacataacaacattatgacaaaaataatatgttttatttcttggaaaataaaataagagttttagattcaatcactcgaaacgtgatttcagtatacaaactctaacatgcCTAttgccattgtggatgctctaaatagtagataaaatatcgACATAAGGATAATATCggcattatgttatcatacgataattttcatggtgtttttatatcaacatagtgtattacaaatatcaacaatatgacatgagaatatcaacacaagtacaagaaaatatcaatacgtttatgatattttacctacactatattgagattttgcatacactatattgagattttttgtatttattgatcaaatttgcttatcaacatgtacgaaaattgaaatataatttatcaaatttcatcacacgAACATCGtcgaaacatatgcaattgaaatcTCGTTGAAATCTtacaaaattatctttaatttgataaattttttgtgaaaaataatttaaatcgagtgagttatgtaaatttaaagttttgagatgattttgatgggtaagaattgacattaataccttttaaatttatttaaataatttttttaatttaaaatataatccatgtggcattatttcctaatctaatggctaagattttatcttaatttgtgatcgttaattagttagcaattgatcactccccctCATATTTCTATATACCATCTAAGgggtgatcaattgctaactaattacaaTCACAAATTACGACCGTTTTAGGCTACGCTTTGAGGGAAATCGAGAGAAAAGAGGGGAAGAAGGGAGGAGGATCCGCATCCAATCTTCATCATCTCGGAACGGACTACCACGACCACCGGAGAACACCATTAATCTTAtggtttttcttctttagcATGTGGGGCTAGTTTGTCTTCATTGCTCCTAACACCAGTAGGATGAATTGATTGTagagattttatatttaatcattcGCTTTGGTTTTCGTCAAtggtttgtattttatatatgttatgTTTTTATGATCTaatgtagtatattatttGTCTCTTTCTAATGTCTCTTCAACTTGAAATTGGATGATAGCATACATGATAAACTTGTGAATGTTACCTTGTTTAGTAAAAAATGCATGTGAAATTTTGTGTAAATTAGTCTTCGAAGTTGAATTACTACTTACTATGCTTCCGCGTGAGTTTAGTTTGATGAGAAGATGTTATGTGTTAAGTGTTCAGCTAACCATAATATTTGTCGGTTTTGAGAAGTTAGTCTAGTATTTATTGCGCTTCCAGCGGAATAATAGTCTAATGAGTAGGTACTTTTGGCTATGTGTTCAGCTAGcactagtactataattctTTAAGTATGTTCAATACTTTTAGCTAGAGTGTAAAATTGATACATCGTCTCAATAGCTTATGAACTTGAATATAGAATCAATACAATAGTGATTCATCTGAATGTTGTTTTCACTACAAACTATCTCGTTTAGATTATTTGTCTATGATCTAAATCGTAGAATtttagggatgtgttagtgaTGTAAATTTTCGAGCTTTTATATCAGCGAACTAATAAAACATAAGTATATCAAAAAGCTCTAAAATTACAACCTTTGCAAGAGTACTGATTTAGTTGTAGTAAAGAGTGTCTGAACCACAAGGAGACGTATGATTATTTAACAAGGTTTGACAAGatttataaactaaatttaaaaactaaagTAAGAAAATAGAGAAACTCAAGAGATAAAGAAGATTGCTCCAAACAACATTCAGATGAATCACTATTGTATTGATTCTATATTCAAGTTCATAAGCTATTGAGAACGATGTATCAATTTTACACTCTAGCTAAAAGTATTGAAcatacttaaaaaattattgtctATGATCTAAATCTGAATGTTGTTTTCACTAACTCCATGTTAGGAAAGTCTTGGAGAGAAATTAGGTATAATCATGCGCCGTCCGATTCCAAATGCATTTGGGCAACTTCCTGCGTGTGCGAATTCTTTCTGAGCTCTCGGACTACTACGAGCAGCGGACCTGTTCCTCTTTCATGCAAGAATTTCAAGACGGGCTCATGCAGAATAATCTGTCGATGGGCCATGCCAGTACGGTCCAACGAACGGGCCGGCTCAATGCTCCAGATTTCAAACTTTGACTTTTAACTATCTTTTTAGGctctattttgcacatttctcacaaaacacgtcaaaataccaaaatagttaaaatatcaaatgatggacatgtaatgcaattttgacactcaaaacggaccaaataatggcctaaaaacaattaaaaattttttgcGTATCAATTACTTGATCTAATATGTGGATCATCACTAAATTTCCCCTCACATACATAAATCACGCATTCATTGTTTGTCAAAAAATCCGAAGCATTATCGTATAAAATTGAACAAAGTTAAATGAAGTCTTAGATatcaaaatctgaaatttaTATAAACCTAAAGAGTTACTTTCAATCCATAGAATTCATGCATTTTAGCTGCCAAAAACAAAATGGCACAAATCATGATTAAAGTACTAGACATGAAAGCATAACTAGAAAAAATCTAAATGTTGATCCTAAAGTTCTCGGTCTTCTGTTGCCTTCGGGATGGATGATGGATGATGGATAAAAGAGaaagatgaaatataaatgtgatttataagACTAGATCTTGAATTCTAGACCTCTTCGATTATACATTATGGAGAGTGTTTGTATACTTAGAGACTCATTCTCGATTAGGGTTCACATTTTGCCGTAGAATCTCGGCGGACTACGGCATGGTGTCGAGTTGCCCACTACTCATGGCACTCTCGAATAGACTGCGGACGTTGGGTAGAGGCGGCTCGGTGCATTTGAACGGCCCCGCTCTCGGCGATGTTGACTTTGGTCGAGGATGAATTGCTCCATGAGTCTAAACTTTAGTTTCGTCATTTTGtactttttctatatttttagaatatgCATTAAAGGCCCTAACTTTTCGGTTTTGTAACACCGGTGAtccctaataaaaaaaatcctacCAAAGGGTCTAACAAaatactcccccgtcccatgttatttgggatttcttttgggggatttaagaaatgtgtttttgatttaaaaaaaagagaagagtaaagaaagaaataaagtagggaaattaaatgttttattttaccaaaataaaatgactcaactaacTTAGGCAATCCAAAGGGAAACGGCTCAAGAACGGACGGAGGGATTTACAATCACAAACAGGTTTTTCGGGTGATAACACCGTGGGCCCTAAAAAGACATTTTCTTGCCTATTTACTGATGCCGCCTCTGCAGATAGTCTGCATGCACCTGACACCCTACCAATGAGTGACTGAAATGTCATGTCTTCTCCCCTTTTCCGCAAAATAAGGCAACGCATCGTTTCCCATAAAGCAAACATTCAGGTGTGGGCCCCTTCCACCAGCGCCAAAGCCGCACCCCAACCCCAACCTCTTTTCACCCCTCTAGCCCACGCTTCACCTTTCGTTTCGTGCCACATTAAAAATAACCAatccaattttataattatgtatattaaattatccATTAACTATTATTCGAACCTACTAAAAggaatttcacttttatcttGTTGCATCACATTTGGGGTGTGATAGAAGATATAGGCTTCCGTGTGCTGAAATATCATCATGggcattttataaatatatataggtacGTTGGAAAAGAAATTTTCTGACATGGGtagacaataaaaaattattattacatcAATTGATTAATTACTTAATCTAGATTTGTATacctatttatatttattatgctCTTGTCATAATAATCTAGTCTCACCACAAAAGATTTTCCATACTtttaaaccttttttttttttcaatttacaaattttaattgaactATATACCTACCATAGTTTAAGAATTAAGTGGCATCTTTATTCCACTCACAAATAACTTTTCCACTAGTTAtgttaattgaattattaaaattcatgtcaataaaaagatgaaaaatagtattagtatCATAAAGTAAGCGACCCTACTGAACGAGtagttatatggagtatatcaatttttaaaaatcggatcgGATCGACGGTTCGGCCGAAACCGGTAGGTGGTCCGATCTCGGTTTGCCCTATAGAACCAGTGACATGTTCAACCGCCATGAACCGAAAACCGCAGCCGGACGGGAACCGAAAACCAGTTTAAAtgcttttcaaaatttaattttaaaatttcagcCTTGATAGGTGTCGAACTCAAGACCTCATGGTAAACTTACCAACAATTCTACCACTACACCACAAAAACTTCTTGATAGATATATGAGCATAagttagttttatatattaaacacgaaatattttatctatataaactaataattcGGTTAAATAGCAAAGTAATTAGTAgtgatatttaattatcatccactttatttatgtatcaCTAACTgcttgtttttattattatttgtataatacgtatattataattatgtgattaacTATACTTAAAGTGTACAACTATTTGATTATATACTATTtactcaatatatatttttaattcatgtttattaatatatctttatgtataatattattttgctgcattaatttttgaaaataatactatgatcttatttatttttatacataaactattaaaatattttatttacaataacttactagtagtataatttatatatttaatcatatttattaataaaataattaataaaattctatCATTCACTAAACTTTTATAGGTGGAGCTGTAATGTTTTTGggatatactaaaaatatttggtatattatttaattatatatatacatttataatagtataacGGTTCGACAAGGGGATTAAACCGGTTGGACCGGTTGAACCATGAATCTAGCTTCCGGTTCACGGGcgatccgatttttaaaacatcgGAGTATATAGTATTTGGTATTATGATGAATATGTCTTACTCcatctaattatatttattgataataaGTAGCGTCAAAACAAGTACAGTAGTATAAATATGGGGAGCGTTGAGTTACAATCAATACAATctttatcaatatattatgCATTTGTAGGTcctaaaaaagagaaatgctATTGCCATTGTCAATGGCATAATTAGAGCTCCACCTTGTAAATCTTAATGGCTGGGTAATGTATGCTAACGCATAATTATTCTAATATCTATACCATTACTTTATGTTGATATGATTATTATGGTGAATAATTACGAgcattataataaaatggataAGGCTAATCAAGATTAGTGGGTGGACGTGAGGACGTCCAAATTTTGTTGGTGAAAGTacgatttatttttaagtatataCACTAATGGGTGGTGTATACAGGTAAAATACGTATTGTGATTTAACAGACATAAATCCAATGTTGCATCAAatgtaaaacacaaaaacagaGAGAAATTGATTAAAAGAACTTCTCTTATTAGATAGaaaatttactataaatacTGTATGATTTTTGACATCTCTAATTACACACCAGCTTGAAGTCACAGAGTAGGTGTCAGAGTTCGCAGGTTTGAGGGATAACGAGATAAAATTGCCTTTCAAGTCATTTGGGCACTTTCGtccaaaaatggcaaaatatgcggtttgtgattttatattttgttagacCTTATGatggaatttttttgttaggggTCATTGATGTACAAGCAAAAGTTAGGGCCTTTTTATGCgtttactcattttttatagcATTACTCAAAAACAAgccaataaatcaaaatatacgCAATATATATTCACATGTGTTGTAATAAAATTGACCCAAATCTAGGTCCTAAGCTTGTAATTCTGTGTTTATCAGGGCCCATACCCGACTACAATGGTTATTGGCTAAACACTAATCGACCTTATAAATAACCATTTCAGTAATTAAGTAGTCCTACTAAAAATCACTAAAACTATTGGATCATCATGAACAGGAAAAATGGATGATTAGGCTAAAACAGATGACCtagtttctatatttaaaaaaacaataatctCCTTTACTAGGTTTTCATTACCTTTTTGTTCCAATCCTCTTTTgtagagtaatatttaaatatcttGGTATTGAAAATGTCCACAAAGTTTAGTGGCTTAGATCCGGTCCATGGGCACCGTAGTGGCTTGTGCGGATCCAAGATCCGAGAAATAGAGGGGcggaatatatagtattagctTAATTTAGTGCGGACATGGCTATTTTTTCGTTGTTGGGACGCGTCGGAGGCAAACGGAGAGGTGGACATGGTAATTTTCAGTCCCAATAAGGAAAAATTAGTCGCACGGAGGGGCGACCGCCCTCCTCTCCCCGCCACTAAGTGGCTTAGTCGATGGAACGATGGATTATAGTAAATAATGAGTAAAGTactattttgatatatatggaCGAAAAATGAAGTTGGACTAGATCTTCCACTTTTGAATATCTAGTcctaaacaaatgaaatcgTCATCGGATCGGTACTCTTTTGACAGTTCGTCAAAATACGGTCAACGAACGATTACTGAAATTTTGACtaatttagttaaaatgtCACTAATCGCCTGTTGACCgataattttttatggaattgTAAAAAAGGACCGATCTGACGacggttttatttatttaggattctatttttaaaaagtgaatattatGAACTATATTTTGACTGTatgtttaaaatcaaattcgtactttattcataaataattcaattttgtatgatGCATAGTGTTCTAGATTGATTACCGAACTGATTGAGGGCAAGTATCACATGCTTTTCCTCTATTCAAAATAATGCTTGttattgatttcattttattctactttttGGTTACGCATTGTGGTCAAAATTTTAAGGTTTTGTTGCGGAAGTTTCTTTTTCCTTATCTAGAAAGAAGGGAAAAGCATAGAAGTCACCATCATAAACCTGCGTCACGCATTACCTCATTATTTGACTAAAGAATCCACTAAGAGTGTCCATAGTGGGAGGGCCGCGGCCCTTGGCCCGGGCTTGGGTAGGGCGCGATCCCCCACTACTGAGCCGAGAGGAGGACGCGGCCTGGGGGGGTGAACAAGCGATGGCCGAGCTCTCGGCCAGGCCGAGGCTCCTGGGCACGCGGCTCGGCCCGCCACTGCAAGGGCCGAGAGCCGCGGCTCTTggtcagatttttttttttttttttatatttcaaaaattgtatttataaatactatattcatcccatttttttatctttctcaattctaaaccctaaaatttCAATCTCTACCATTTTCAAAGTCTACAAAATGCAAGtatgcatttttaattattataagcatataatttttattctagtaatattaaaatataacaaaaatgtatgaaaataattttaattgttgaaatataaaaaaaaatggtggcCCGAAGAGCCACCATTGTGGTGGTCAAGTTTTCATGGGCAAGGCCAAGTttgttgggcatgcccaagaaaTGGTGGCTTGGGCATGTTCAAGAGGGCCACCATTATGGATACCCTAAGTACCTCACTTTCTGTTAATATTTCACAATGAACTCCCCAAACGTTGTACGGCGGTCATGgacatttatttcaaaaatatgtttttatagTCAATCTTTGGAATGGTGATTGTTCTTTATATTCTCTCGTTACAAGTCCCAATTGAGTTCgtcatgagttttaaaaaatataaatgaaaataagtaagaaaagatagtggaatgagagactcatttttatatattaattttataatagaatgtaagtggaatgaattagtaaaaaatgagGTGTAcctaccatttatagtaaaaatgaatcgAAACTCTTAATaataaatggagaaaaataataaattaggaCTTCTAATGATGGACGGAAGAAGTCCGTGGATAATAAATGTATATAGCCTCCATGAAAGGCTAGCAAAATAATTCCTTCGTATAGGACCGTCTCATGCAAAGGATATAATACTCcacatgaaatattttttacaccTATCTAAATATAGTCAATAAgtaataaatgtataaatttaattcggtgtactctctcttttacttctCATGCAAAATAGTTGTACTCTCTTTTTTAGTTCGtcactaataaaataacacaaattctatttttaaataactCTCTTTAAATGATGTACccaatcattttattttttcaatcactatttaatattcacactaatttttttcttttcaaattaaaaacattgaCCAGCAACTTTTATATCTCATAGCAATTAAACaattgtgtaattttagtCAAgtcggagggagtagtaatatttatgttgTTTTGAGGAAGCTttgatggatgaaaatgtttaACTTGATTTGCTGAAGCAATGGAAAGATAATGCATCTCGCTCTAAAGAACTTGCTAGATTGGCACGCGGTGTGTTTAGCATTTATTTCCTCGGTCTAATAAGAGTATGTATTTTTTGTTGGAtacggattttaatgcataattggtataGTACGAGAGAgacagaaagaaaaagtaattgaagaattgttagtagagaatgaATCTTATCTCATtagagataaaagagtttctaaaattagaaattaaaatacatacgCTTGTTaaacggactaaaaagaaaaaaaaaagtgtacaCCTTGTGGACAAAAGGagtatataacaataatatccGTTTAGTATTGAAGCgcatattttgaataaatacaaaaatatgctCATTCCTGATAAAGTGCaggttttcatttttacaggTAATTAGTTGCGTGGTTATTCTAatataagtttttaattttgcttgaaatcttatatttcaaaaactaTAATGGGACGgtccaaaaaggaaatgtagCACTTATAATGGGATGattcaaaaaggaatacaCCTCACTTATAATATgacagaggaagtataaaattaaagattatttttttagttattttatattaccccctctgtctcataaaaatatgagtaataatGTAGGTCTTCATATTcattaataatactttaatcatTTCCCTCTTATCTCTTACTCTATCAGTTGTGCATTAATTCTCatgttatttcaattatttatatttttgtaggaTGAATGGAGAATAAGAATAGGCAATAAAGTGACAAATTAGATGTCAAATAtacaaaacataattaattagttacgACTATATCCAACCCATCGGATGGCCTATCAGGTCAATCCTACTAAGATCGACCtcaaattgtaatttttatataattagaaatttcatatGAATTGCAGGCAACTGTACTGACATTCATAGCTTTATATCAAGTTCAGTCACATTTTTGAAAGAACAATCATGAaacaaatttgttattttagtaGATAGAAGCCGATGGCAACCTTTCCCTACATATCAAATTTCTATTTGAGgatttaatattagaaaaacGAATACAGTCATCAATCTTTTCCAAATACCTTGTATATACACATATTCCAAAGGTTTctctatcatattttaatactccttaCGTGTATAAAACAGACCCATTACATTTCCCTAGTCACCTAAGGCTGCGCACGTGACAATTATCATATGTCATATTTCTCTTTCAATGTCAAAAGCAATCATATCCTATGTATATAAGgtaaaactaaatataaataaagttaataaccaaacatttagttttatattttaaaaaataaaaatagctttaaagatagaataaaataattaaataaatagatattttTAGCTTAAAGTACATGTAACTATTATTCCATCCGTtacctaaaaatagaaatttttgaaacaccacgagttttaatattaaaaaatgtaaaagaaagatagaaagaaaaatgtattagtgaaaaatggaTCCGATCttattggagagaaaaaataatttaattagaaagtTTTTACATTTAACgacgaatttaaaaaaaaatagttattacTTTTAAGGAATATTGGAGACAGTACTATTATATAAGAAGGTCAAATCAATATCAAAAAAAGTTTTGTGATGATGGATAATAATTTAAGTGTGGATAAACAGAAACTGTCGATAATtacttacatatttaatcaaataaaatatcatactgtctaaatttagttatatatttgatcaaataaaatatcatacaTGGTTGCATAGAAACCTATGAGCTTGCGGGTCATCCAAGGACCTTTACAGAAACTTCTATTTATTCCATTTTCCTCCAACCTTCCTATCTCTTAATCAAGCCgaatattttccattttcttcatttttttcaatcttcATCAATTTCCAAGAAACATCCTTTTGTGGATTGCCTCTTTACATCCACACATAGTTAgatacctatatatatatgtatgccAACTACTAATCCTATAATACTTCAAACAATATCTTTGTCCCATCAATCATCAAAGTccctcaaaaaataaatttcccTATAAAGAAATGAACTGCAATGATCAAAGCATCCCAAGATTGGTGAGGAGCCTCAAGAAAGGTTACAAAggcaagaaaaagaagagtgaCCAACTCAAAGTAGTTTACATTTCTAGCCCCATGAAGGTCAAGACGAGCGCCTCGAGATTTAGGTCACTTG harbors:
- the LOC125221121 gene encoding collagen alpha-1(III) chain-like, whose protein sequence is MAAPGRRERGDDERAVGEFFALCDDPVRTKEDRNMWGKIQAKGFPRNGKPGGVPGGGGKGGPGLPFSGFAPTPPQKTRGPGKGGMRNLVPGVKEFTYRNRIGAHGFREVPGVDVGWGGGNIRGQGGRGPPPLPEGVRSSLPPHRSAPSPGFKKRGQKGWGPGGPPPSPAHSAHPLATGPQTIKDAQDLLNGGGPPVEKRFLPQSSE